AACGCCTCGACGTCCGCGGCCCGCACGAGGACGCGGTCCGGGTGGTAGAGGTACGTGAAGTCCGCCGGCGCCTCGGTGTCCCAGGCGACGGAGCCCTCGTTGGCCGCGCGGAACGCGCGGAGCTGGTCGGTGGTGCGTCGGCGCCTGTCGCTGCCGATCTTCCAGTCGCTCGCCATGGCCTGACGCTAGCGCCGTCGGATCGTCGCGTTGTAGTGGTTCGGGCAGGTTTTTCCTGACGGATCGGCGAGGATGTCGCCGTGGACCGCGACCAGGCCGAGGAGCTGCTGCGCACGCTCTTCGCCGATCCTGCACTCGCGCGGTCCCGCGCGGAGCAGGAGCTGGTGGGTCACGACGACCCCGCGCTCGCCTCGATCGGCCACCAGGTCGTCGGGATCGTGGTGCGCGACCTCGGTGACACCGAGGTCGCGATGGGCGAGCTGCGGACGGCCGTCCGGCTGGCCCGCAGGTCAGGCGACACCAGCCGGTGGGGCGACGCGCTCGCGACGCTCGGCCTGTCGCTCTGCGTGGCGGGATGGACCCGCGACGGCATGCGGGTCCTCGGTCAGGCGGTCTCGGTCCTCGAGGGCGTGCCTCGCGGCCGTGCCCTGGTGCGGCGCGCCTACGTCACCGGACACCTCCTCGCCCGCTTCGAGGAGAGCGCCGCCGACCTGAGGGAGGCACGGAGCATCTTCGCCGAGGAGGGCGACCACGTCTGGGAGACGCGGGCGCTCAACCTCGAGGGCCTCGTCGACGTCGGGCTGGGCGACCTCGAGGGCGCCGAGCGGGCGTTCACCGCCCACGGCGACATCGCCGCCCGCCTCGGCGATCAGTACGACATGGGTCTCTCGCAGCACAACCGGGGCTGGCTGGCCTTCGTGCGGGGCGACCTGCCGGTCGCCCTCGAGCACTACGCCGCGGCCTCCGCACGCTACGACGCGATCGACCTGACCAGCACCGACCTGGTCTACGACCAGTGCCTCGCCTACCTCGCGGCCGGTCTCGCCGACGACGCGATCGAGGTCGTCGAGCGTGCCCTGGCCGTCCGTCCGCTGCTGCCGCGCGAGGAGGCGGACCTGCTGCAGGCGGCCGCCGAGGCGGCGCTCGCGGCCCGGGACTGGCCCCACGCCACCGCGGTCGCGGACCGGGCCGCGCGGATCCTGCGCCGGCAGTCGCGACGGGTCCACGCGCTGCAGGCCGACCTGCTCGCCCTCACCGCGCGGGCCGAGGCGGGCGCACCCGCCGGGCCGCTGCTGCGCCGGGCCGAGCGGCTGGTCGAGCGGATGCGTGCCGATGAGGTCGTCGACCTGCCGCTGGCCCTCCACGTCGCCGCCCGGATCGCCGGCCGGGTCCGGTCGGAGCGGGCCGCGACGCTGCAGCGCGGCTGGCTGGACGAGGTGGCCACCCACAGGACCAGCCCACGGGCGCGGCTGCAGGTGCTCGGGTGGTACGCCCTGGCCCAGCGGCGCGCCGTCGAGGGCGACGACCGCGGCGTGCTCCGGGCCTGCGACGCCGGCCTGCGTGTGCTGGAGAAGCAGCGTGCCGCCCTCGGGAGCCAGGAGCTGCGCGCCGTGTCCTCGGGCCACGGGTCCCGGCTCGCCGAGCTCGGCACCCGGACCGCTCTCGCCAGCAGCGACGCCCGGCAGCTGCTGCGCTGGTCCGAGCGGTGGCGGGCCAACGCCCTCACGATCCCGCAGGCCTACGGCGAGCACGACCCCGAGACCACGGCCGACCTCGCCGCACTACGGGCGCAGCACCGGCGCATCGCCGACGCCGCGGCGGACGGAGCACCGACCGAACGGCTCGAGGCGCGCGCGGCGCGGCTCGAGCGGGCGGTCCGCCAGCGGCTGCTGCACGCCCGCGGCTCGGGGGCCAGGGAGGCCGCGCT
This genomic interval from Nocardioides palaemonis contains the following:
- a CDS encoding CHAT domain-containing protein; the protein is MDRDQAEELLRTLFADPALARSRAEQELVGHDDPALASIGHQVVGIVVRDLGDTEVAMGELRTAVRLARRSGDTSRWGDALATLGLSLCVAGWTRDGMRVLGQAVSVLEGVPRGRALVRRAYVTGHLLARFEESAADLREARSIFAEEGDHVWETRALNLEGLVDVGLGDLEGAERAFTAHGDIAARLGDQYDMGLSQHNRGWLAFVRGDLPVALEHYAAASARYDAIDLTSTDLVYDQCLAYLAAGLADDAIEVVERALAVRPLLPREEADLLQAAAEAALAARDWPHATAVADRAARILRRQSRRVHALQADLLALTARAEAGAPAGPLLRRAERLVERMRADEVVDLPLALHVAARIAGRVRSERAATLQRGWLDEVATHRTSPRARLQVLGWYALAQRRAVEGDDRGVLRACDAGLRVLEKQRAALGSQELRAVSSGHGSRLAELGTRTALASSDARQLLRWSERWRANALTIPQAYGEHDPETTADLAALRAQHRRIADAAADGAPTERLEARAARLERAVRQRLLHARGSGAREAALDLGALLEALSEDDTVLVELTEVDGVLHAVISGHGRVRHRVVGDATTAARAVDFALFTLRQAARGRRAQVAVAGRRLQEALLGPAVRGLDGARVVVSPTTALQGVPWGILPDLADRPVTTTPSARLWLRARSAVPTGEHRVMVVGPGLGSGGAEVPVIAADDPSAVVLDGEAATAAATLTALDGASLAHVAAHGRFREDSPLFSSLALADGPLLVHDLQQLRHPPHRVVLSACESGVLAPVGDQELLGLSAALLSMGTAGVVSALAEVDDAATVEVMVALHAALRRGAGLGEALHAARAAAGTDPVLVATAASFTAMGT